One window of the Salvia splendens isolate huo1 chromosome 1, SspV2, whole genome shotgun sequence genome contains the following:
- the LOC121755521 gene encoding auxin-induced protein 22D-like, giving the protein METSVATELRLGLPGRDRSEAKIISVSNKRSSSEMDDSCDPQQESVVPAQKAQVVGWPPVRSYRKNILQKKAESSSDGSAMFVKVSMDGAPYLRKIDLKFYTNYLDLLKALQSMFKCTIGVYSEREGYDGSEFAPTYEDKDGDWMLVGDVPWEMFVTSCKRMRIMKGSEARGLGCL; this is encoded by the exons ATGGAAACTTCAGTAGCGACGGAGCTCAGATTAGGTTTGCCAGGAAGAGACCGATCGGAGGCGAAGATAATAAGTGTTAGCAACAAGAGATCTTCTTCTGAGATGGACGATTCATGCGATCCGCAGCAGGAGTCCGTTGTGCCAGCTCAAAA GGCGCAAGTGGTTGGATGGCCGCCGGTGAGATCCTACCGGAAAAACATTCTGCAGAAGAAGGCGGAGTCGTCATCGGACGGCTCGGCGATGTTCGTGAAGGTGAGCATGGATGGAGCTCCATACCTGAGGAAGATCGATCTCAAGTTTTACACGAATTACCTCGATCTGCTCAAGGCTTTGCAGAGCATGTTCAAGTGCACCATAG GAGTGTATTCGGAGAGAGAAGGATACGACGGATCTGAGTTTGCGCCGACGTATGAAGATAAGGATGGGGATTGGATGCTGGTTGGGGATGTTCCATGGGAGATGTTTGTGACATCTTGCAAAAGGATGAGAATCATGAAAGGATCAGAGGCGAGAGGGTTGGGCTGCCTGTAG